A window of the Cicer arietinum cultivar CDC Frontier isolate Library 1 chromosome 6, Cicar.CDCFrontier_v2.0, whole genome shotgun sequence genome harbors these coding sequences:
- the LOC101495965 gene encoding mRNA cap guanine-N(7) methyltransferase 1: MKRGYRESPSTSLGPPQSKPRHNSQGDANFLEDETTKNFARKVADHYSARSNQTLEEREASPIIHLKKLNNWIKSVLIQLYARRGDAVLDLACGKGGDLIKWDKAKIGYYVGIDIAEGSIKDCRTRYNGDADHHQRRKKFSFPARLICGDCYEVRLDKVLADDAPFDMCSCQFALHYSWSTEARARRALANVSALLRPGGIFIGTMPDANVIIKKLREAEGLTFGNSVYWVRFDEEFSDKKFKSSNPFGVKYTFHLEDAVDCPEWIVPFHVFKSLAEEYDFELVFAKNSHEFVHEYMKRPEFVDLMRRLGALGDGNQDQGTLSSDEWEAAYLYMSFVLRKRGQPDKNQATGRKDRGLMHISEEDIMYIGNEY; the protein is encoded by the exons ATGAAACGAGGGTACCGTGAATCTCCTTCTACCTCTTTAGGTCCACCTCAATCTAAACCCAGACATAATTCTCAAG GTGATGCGAATTTTCTGGAGGATGAAACTACTAAGAATTTTGCTCGGAAAGTAGCTGACCATTACAGTGCAAGATCCAACCAGACCCTGGAAGAAAGAGAGGCTAGTCCAATAATTCATTTGAAGAAACTTAATAATTGG ATTAAGAGCGTCTTAATTCAGCTTTATGCTCGCCGTGGAGATGCAGTACTCGACCTAGCCTGTGGCAAG GGTGGTGATCTTATCAAATGGGACAAGGCAAAAATTGGATATTATGTTGGTATTGACATTGCTGAAGGTTCA ATCAAAGACTGCCGTACCCGTTACAATGGTGACGCCGACCATCATCAGCGACGTAAAAAGTTTTCATTTCCTGCTCGTCTAATATGTGGAGACTGTTATGAG GTACGCTTGGACAAAGTTCTTGCAGATGATGCTCCTTTTGATATGTGTAGTTGCCAG TTTGCATTGCACTACTCTTGGTCTACAGAGGCCCGTGCTCGGCGAGCATTGGCTAATGTGTCAGCTCTACTCCGTCCAGGAGGCATTTTCATTGGAACAATGCCAGATGCCAATGTGATTATCAAGAAGCTTAGAGAAG CTGAAGGGTTGACTTTTGGTAATAGCGTCTACTGGGTTCGATTTGACGAAGAATTTTCTGATAAG AAATTTAAGTCTTCCAACCCCTTTGGAGTAAAGTACACGTTCCATTTGGAG GACGCCGTTGATTGTCCTGAATGGATTGTTCCCTTTCATGTATTCAAGTCATTAGCTGAAGAG TATGATTTTGAGCTGGTTTTCGCTAAGAACTCGCATGAATTTGTCCATGAGTATATGAAACGACCGGAATTTGTTGATCTCATGCGAAGACTTGGTGCATTGGGAGACGGAAACCAAGATCAAG GTACACTATCATCCGATGAATGGGAAGCAGCATATTTATACATGTCATTTGTATTGAGAAAG CGAGGTCAACCCGACAAAAACCAAGCGACCGGCAGAAAAGACCGAGGGTTGATGCATATTTCAGAGGAAGACATAATGTATATCGGCAATGAATATTGA